The Candidatus Methylacidiphilales bacterium genome window below encodes:
- a CDS encoding small basic protein, which yields MSQHKSLRGSSQIMVKRNVLKRFERVELLKKRAQWKTDANVYKIPKTKPEE from the coding sequence ATGTCGCAACACAAAAGCCTCCGTGGCTCCAGCCAGATCATGGTCAAGCGGAACGTGCTGAAACGTTTTGAACGGGTAGAACTGCTTAAAAAACGCGCTCAGTGGAAAACCGACGCCAACGTCTATAAAATTCCCAAGACCAAGCCGGAAGAATAA
- a CDS encoding MgtC/SapB family protein has protein sequence MLQDLLKNLIVSASLGGLIGLQRQWDDQHFHPERRNIAGLRTFTLWAALGTLCATVDLQRPLFYLAGFLVIAVFIAIFIHQKLETADEGFGLTTGLAGLITYLIGGLVVWDQWKIALVLAVSLIILLASKRRVRDVTQRFTPQDVKQALQFAAISGVILQLVPNREYGPFQAFNPHILWLMVVLVSGLGFCGYVAVRLLGEKGGIILTGVLGGMASSTATTLAMSRQSKSQPKLSSACALAIILACTIMLGRVAFITLAVEHSVFFKVLPGLALLALPGLGFAAWFWFSKNKDSATKKSPNFINPLGLKVALQFAVIYMVIVFIARAATQYYGNAGLYWASFISGLTDLDAITVSVSQMAGKGTITPDISANAIVLGCLANTILKGTMACVLGDAGLRKPIIMIFGSTLAVGSAYLLFI, from the coding sequence ATGCTGCAGGACCTGCTCAAAAACCTGATTGTCAGCGCCAGCCTGGGCGGCCTGATCGGGCTGCAACGCCAGTGGGATGACCAGCACTTCCATCCGGAACGCAGAAACATCGCGGGCCTGCGCACGTTTACGCTTTGGGCCGCTCTGGGCACCCTCTGCGCCACGGTGGACCTGCAACGCCCCCTGTTTTATCTCGCCGGCTTCCTCGTAATTGCCGTCTTTATCGCCATCTTCATCCATCAAAAACTGGAGACCGCAGACGAGGGATTTGGCCTGACCACCGGGCTTGCCGGACTGATCACGTATCTCATCGGCGGATTGGTGGTCTGGGACCAGTGGAAAATCGCTTTGGTGCTGGCGGTCTCCTTGATTATTTTGCTGGCCTCAAAGCGGCGCGTGCGGGATGTCACCCAGCGCTTTACACCCCAGGACGTCAAACAGGCCCTGCAATTTGCAGCCATTTCGGGAGTAATTTTGCAGCTTGTGCCAAATCGCGAATACGGGCCCTTCCAGGCCTTTAATCCGCACATCCTCTGGCTGATGGTGGTGTTGGTTTCAGGCCTGGGCTTTTGCGGCTACGTCGCCGTACGACTGCTGGGCGAGAAAGGTGGCATCATCCTGACCGGGGTGCTCGGCGGCATGGCTTCGAGTACGGCCACCACACTGGCCATGAGCCGGCAGAGCAAATCCCAGCCCAAACTGAGCAGCGCCTGCGCCCTGGCCATTATTCTGGCCTGCACGATCATGCTGGGCCGCGTCGCCTTCATCACGCTCGCTGTCGAACACAGCGTTTTCTTCAAAGTGCTCCCCGGATTGGCTCTACTGGCTTTACCCGGGTTGGGGTTCGCGGCATGGTTCTGGTTTTCAAAAAATAAAGATAGTGCGACAAAAAAGAGCCCTAATTTCATCAACCCGCTCGGCCTGAAAGTCGCCCTGCAATTTGCCGTCATTTACATGGTGATTGTGTTCATCGCCCGCGCCGCAACCCAGTATTACGGCAATGCGGGGCTGTATTGGGCCAGCTTTATCTCCGGACTGACCGATCTCGACGCCATCACAGTCTCCGTCAGCCAGATGGCGGGCAAAGGCACCATCACACCGGACATCTCAGCCAATGCCATCGTTCTGGGCTGCCTTGCCAATACGATCCTCAAAGGAACAATGGCGTGCGTGCTGGGCGACGCGGGCCTTCGCAAGCCGATTATCATGATATTCGGATCCACCCTTGCCGTGGGCAGTGCGTATCTTTTATTCATCTGA
- a CDS encoding EVE domain-containing protein: MSQSHWLVKQEPETYPFDQLLRDQKTRWDGVRNFQARNNLRSMKKGDLVLYYHSGEERAVVGLCEVITEAYPDPTATEGDWSAVDLKPLKKLPRSVPLANIKSKKALANMALVRQSRLSVMTVTAAEFSEILSLSGTSLK, from the coding sequence ATGTCCCAATCGCACTGGCTCGTCAAACAGGAACCCGAAACGTATCCCTTTGATCAACTGTTGCGGGATCAAAAAACCAGATGGGACGGTGTCCGGAATTTTCAGGCGCGCAATAATCTTCGTTCCATGAAGAAGGGCGATCTCGTTCTCTACTACCACAGCGGAGAGGAACGCGCCGTGGTCGGACTTTGTGAGGTCATCACGGAGGCATACCCCGATCCGACCGCCACCGAGGGCGATTGGTCGGCGGTTGATTTGAAGCCGTTGAAAAAATTGCCCCGCTCAGTCCCCCTCGCCAACATCAAATCAAAAAAGGCTCTGGCCAACATGGCGCTGGTACGGCAATCCCGGCTTTCCGTCATGACCGTAACTGCGGCGGAATTTTCTGAAATCCTAAGCTTGAGCGGTACGTCCTTAAAATAA
- a CDS encoding HAD-IIB family hydrolase, translating into MHLPTAKPALLISTDFDGTLIMDYDEKPLAPAFFSRLEKLRQNYHVAWVINTGRDWASLAELLIEKKAPVFPDWVVLVEREVHRVERGERVALKHWNKRCEKVHLDLFHRAGPVLEQMRQKLRGFKNLSVIQDIASPLGLIAESEEQADEIQRVLAPLFDEFPEIHAVRNTVYFRFAHIDFHKGSCLAAIAVEEGVSSDNCFAIGDHLNDLSMLDPRYARHIACPSNAIPDVKSKVRRHGGFVASKEGPEGVGQALDHFFG; encoded by the coding sequence ATGCATCTGCCCACTGCCAAACCTGCACTCCTGATTTCCACCGATTTCGACGGTACACTTATCATGGATTATGATGAAAAGCCCCTGGCTCCTGCTTTCTTTTCAAGGCTCGAAAAGCTCCGTCAAAATTACCACGTCGCATGGGTCATCAATACCGGTCGCGACTGGGCTTCGCTGGCTGAACTTCTGATCGAGAAAAAAGCGCCAGTCTTCCCGGACTGGGTTGTGCTGGTCGAACGCGAGGTTCACCGCGTTGAAAGGGGCGAACGCGTCGCCTTGAAACACTGGAACAAGCGCTGTGAAAAGGTCCATCTGGACTTGTTTCATCGAGCCGGGCCGGTTCTTGAACAAATGCGGCAAAAACTGCGGGGCTTCAAAAACCTCTCCGTTATTCAGGACATTGCTTCACCCCTCGGGCTGATTGCGGAATCGGAGGAACAGGCGGACGAAATCCAACGGGTGCTGGCACCCCTGTTCGATGAGTTCCCGGAAATTCACGCCGTGCGCAACACGGTCTATTTTCGTTTTGCCCATATTGACTTTCACAAAGGCAGTTGCCTGGCCGCCATCGCGGTTGAAGAAGGAGTCAGTTCGGATAATTGTTTTGCCATCGGCGATCATTTGAATGATCTCTCGATGCTGGATCCGCGTTACGCGCGACACATTGCATGCCCCTCCAACGCCATCCCGGACGTCAAATCAAAGGTTCGCCGACATGGCGGCTTTGTCGCCAGCAAAGAAGGCCCCGAAGGCGTCGGCCAGGCCTTGGATCATTTTTTTGGGTGA